The following are encoded in a window of Roseivirga misakiensis genomic DNA:
- a CDS encoding WD40/YVTN/BNR-like repeat-containing protein — MNSLKFQDSYLRRISLICFSFLLSVPLMFGQKVDMELFKNMKARSIGPAAMSGRITAIDVVESNPDIILAGAASGGLWRSTGGGLDWEPLFDDEAVLGIGAIDIHQPNPDIIWVGTGEGNPRNSVSSGYGVYKSIDGGDTWELMGLEKTRNIHRIIIHPDDPNTVYVGAIGSPWGEHEERGVFRTKDGGKTWEKILYTNELTGVADMVADPNNPDKMFVAMWEHKRYPWSFKSGGEGSGLYMTLDGGDTWKNLQGEGGLPKGDYGRIGLAISESRPEYVYAMIENKKNGLYRSTDGGKTWQLRASAAKVPNMGNRPFYYSSIYVDTKNENRVYSLYSMVSRSEDGGKTFEVIIPYSGVHPDHHAWWIHPDDPSFMVDGNDGGLNITRDMGKTWRFTEKLPVGQFYHINVDNDMPYNVYGGMQDNGSWVGPAYVFNFAGIRNHDWQELSFGDGFDVAPIPGDSRYGYTMSQQGNVQRYDRVSGYGKTVKPTSPDTSITLRFNWNAPVAIDPHNPNGVYYGSQHLHYSANRGDDWEVLSPDLSTNDPEKQKQNASGGLTIDATGAENHTTTLAIAPSPVDRNVIWVGTDDGNVQVTQDRGKTWTNTAANLPGLPAGSWIPQIQASKYNAGEAFVIANDYRRNNWSAYAYHTMDYGQTWTRIVDDSDVFGYTLSILQDPIEPNLVFLGTENGLYVSFDKAQNWNKWNHGYPSASTMDLALQEREHDLAIGTFGRAFYILDDIRPLREFAKRGVENALKEDIVVFDVADAYQMTYRQPAGMRFPASGGPFEGQNKYMTSATIKYYVRSDKPAEPKAEEKKGKRKKKGKQDEAKEEAPKKLPTSIKMTVLNMSGDTIRTGSGKVKKGEMNVLTWDLRRRNPYPIQRGNNTQVRFGPNGPIAAGGRSREQAAGAVMPGEYKIHIDYNDQKIEKMVKVHFDPRIDVNMSDLRAKQSFEDEVLKMSQTWASITSRVRDAQSVVTKVEAQMKNADKEAVKDLKKAMKEMDEHFKEVKKVTIGLPRDRAQNAPRVNYPNASQWIGQARRYASSRLTAPGPNERSLLENGEKMMTETMQIVNDFFTNEWPKFKAAYEKTDMSYFRDFSDPIKK, encoded by the coding sequence ATGAATAGCTTAAAATTTCAAGATTCCTATTTAAGAAGAATCTCACTGATTTGTTTTTCATTTCTGCTAAGTGTCCCGCTGATGTTTGGACAAAAAGTGGATATGGAATTATTCAAAAACATGAAAGCACGAAGCATTGGACCCGCTGCTATGAGTGGTCGTATCACTGCTATCGATGTAGTTGAAAGTAATCCAGATATTATCTTGGCTGGTGCTGCTTCAGGCGGCCTTTGGCGCTCTACTGGCGGCGGCCTTGATTGGGAACCATTATTCGATGACGAAGCCGTTTTAGGTATTGGCGCTATCGATATACACCAACCAAATCCAGACATTATTTGGGTTGGTACTGGTGAAGGTAACCCAAGAAACTCAGTTAGTAGCGGATACGGAGTTTATAAATCAATCGACGGTGGCGACACTTGGGAATTGATGGGACTTGAAAAAACGAGAAATATTCACAGAATTATAATTCACCCAGACGATCCAAATACGGTTTATGTAGGTGCAATAGGTTCGCCATGGGGAGAGCACGAAGAAAGAGGTGTTTTCAGAACCAAAGATGGAGGTAAGACATGGGAAAAAATCCTTTATACCAATGAATTAACTGGTGTAGCCGATATGGTAGCTGACCCAAACAATCCTGACAAAATGTTTGTGGCTATGTGGGAACACAAGCGTTACCCATGGTCATTCAAGTCTGGTGGAGAAGGTTCAGGCCTTTATATGACATTAGACGGTGGTGATACTTGGAAAAACCTTCAAGGTGAAGGTGGATTACCAAAAGGAGATTATGGTAGAATTGGTTTAGCAATTTCCGAAAGCAGACCAGAATATGTCTACGCAATGATCGAAAACAAGAAAAATGGTCTTTACAGATCAACAGATGGTGGTAAAACATGGCAACTTAGAGCTTCTGCGGCTAAAGTCCCTAACATGGGTAATCGTCCTTTCTACTACTCATCAATTTATGTAGATACTAAAAACGAAAACAGAGTTTACAGCTTGTACTCAATGGTTTCTAGATCTGAGGATGGCGGTAAAACATTCGAAGTAATTATTCCTTACTCAGGTGTTCACCCAGACCACCATGCTTGGTGGATTCACCCAGACGATCCTTCTTTTATGGTAGATGGTAACGATGGTGGTCTGAATATCACCAGAGATATGGGTAAGACTTGGAGATTTACAGAAAAACTACCTGTAGGTCAGTTCTATCACATTAACGTAGATAATGATATGCCATACAACGTTTATGGCGGTATGCAAGACAATGGTTCTTGGGTAGGTCCTGCTTACGTTTTCAATTTTGCGGGAATTAGAAACCACGATTGGCAAGAGCTAAGTTTCGGCGATGGTTTTGACGTTGCCCCTATCCCAGGCGATTCTCGCTACGGATACACAATGTCTCAGCAAGGAAATGTTCAAAGGTATGACAGAGTTTCTGGTTACGGTAAAACTGTTAAACCAACATCTCCAGACACATCAATCACTTTAAGATTTAACTGGAATGCCCCTGTGGCCATTGATCCGCATAACCCGAATGGTGTTTATTACGGATCTCAGCACCTACATTACAGTGCTAACAGAGGTGATGACTGGGAAGTTTTATCTCCGGATTTATCAACTAACGATCCTGAGAAACAAAAGCAAAATGCAAGTGGTGGATTAACAATTGACGCCACTGGTGCTGAGAACCATACCACTACTTTAGCGATCGCTCCAAGCCCTGTTGACAGAAACGTTATTTGGGTTGGTACTGATGATGGTAACGTTCAAGTGACACAAGACAGAGGCAAAACATGGACAAATACAGCGGCTAATTTGCCTGGTTTACCTGCTGGTAGCTGGATTCCTCAAATCCAAGCTTCTAAATACAATGCTGGTGAAGCATTTGTTATCGCTAATGACTACAGAAGAAATAACTGGTCGGCTTATGCTTACCACACGATGGATTACGGTCAAACTTGGACTAGAATTGTAGATGATAGTGATGTTTTCGGATACACACTTTCTATTCTTCAAGATCCAATTGAGCCTAACTTAGTTTTCTTAGGTACTGAAAATGGTCTTTACGTGAGTTTCGATAAGGCTCAAAACTGGAACAAATGGAACCATGGCTACCCATCTGCCTCAACAATGGACCTTGCACTTCAAGAAAGAGAGCATGATTTAGCAATCGGTACTTTCGGTAGAGCATTCTACATCTTAGATGATATTCGTCCTTTAAGAGAGTTTGCGAAGCGTGGTGTAGAAAACGCTTTGAAAGAAGACATCGTGGTATTTGACGTGGCTGATGCCTACCAAATGACTTACAGACAACCTGCTGGTATGAGATTCCCTGCAAGTGGCGGTCCTTTTGAAGGTCAGAACAAATACATGACTTCTGCTACTATCAAATACTATGTAAGAAGTGATAAGCCGGCTGAGCCTAAAGCAGAAGAGAAAAAAGGCAAGCGCAAGAAAAAAGGTAAGCAGGATGAAGCCAAAGAAGAAGCTCCTAAGAAACTGCCTACGAGTATCAAAATGACTGTATTAAATATGTCAGGAGATACGATTAGAACAGGGTCTGGTAAGGTGAAAAAAGGCGAAATGAACGTTCTTACTTGGGATTTAAGAAGAAGAAATCCATATCCAATCCAACGCGGTAACAACACACAAGTAAGATTTGGACCTAACGGACCGATCGCTGCTGGTGGAAGAAGTAGAGAACAAGCTGCCGGTGCTGTGATGCCAGGTGAGTACAAAATCCATATCGATTACAATGATCAGAAAATCGAGAAAATGGTGAAAGTGCACTTCGATCCTCGTATCGATGTAAACATGTCGGACTTAAGAGCTAAACAGTCTTTCGAAGATGAAGTACTTAAAATGTCGCAAACTTGGGCTTCTATTACGAGTAGAGTTAGAGATGCTCAAAGCGTGGTAACTAAAGTAGAAGCGCAAATGAAGAATGCTGACAAGGAAGCTGTGAAAGACCTGAAAAAAGCGATGAAGGAAATGGATGAGCATTTCAAGGAAGTGAAGAAGGTGACGATCGGTCTTCCAAGAGATCGTGCACAGAACGCTCCAAGGGTCAATTATCCAAATGCTAGCCAGTGGATAGGTCAAGCGAGAAGATACGCTAGTTCTCGTCTGACTGCACCAGGACCTAATGAGAGATCATTATTAGAAAATGGTGAAAAAATGATGACGGAAACAATGCAAATTGTCAATGACTTCTTTACGAATGAGTGGCCTAAGTTTAAAGCTGCTTATGAGAAAACTGACATGAGCTATTTCAGGGATTTTTCCGATCCAATTAAGAAATAA
- a CDS encoding 1,4-dihydroxy-2-naphthoyl-CoA synthase produces the protein MSKVAWKTVKEYEDITYQKSGDGVARIAFNRPEVRNAFRPKTVGELFEAFLDAREDTSIGVVLLSGEGPSKKDGGWAFCSGGDQNARGHQGYVDDDGMPRLNILEVQRLIRFMPKVVIAVVPGWAVGGGHSLHTVCDLTLASKEHAIFKQTDADVTSFDGGYGSAYLAKMVGQKRAREIFFLGRNYSAQDAFEMGMVNAVIPHDELEDTAYDWAQEILEKSPTSIKMLKFAFNATDDGMVGQQVFAGEATRLAYMTDEAKEGRNAFLEKRKPNFKDVKWIP, from the coding sequence ATGAGCAAAGTAGCCTGGAAAACAGTAAAAGAATACGAGGACATTACCTATCAAAAATCTGGTGACGGCGTTGCCCGAATCGCGTTCAATCGTCCAGAAGTTCGGAATGCTTTCAGACCTAAGACTGTTGGGGAATTATTCGAAGCGTTTCTCGATGCGCGCGAAGACACATCCATCGGTGTAGTTTTACTTTCAGGCGAAGGCCCTTCGAAAAAAGATGGCGGATGGGCATTCTGTTCGGGTGGCGATCAAAATGCAAGAGGTCATCAAGGCTATGTAGACGATGACGGAATGCCGCGCTTAAACATCTTGGAAGTTCAGAGACTTATTCGTTTTATGCCAAAAGTGGTCATCGCTGTGGTCCCAGGTTGGGCAGTCGGTGGTGGTCATAGTTTACACACCGTTTGTGATTTGACTTTGGCTAGTAAAGAACATGCCATTTTCAAGCAAACAGATGCAGATGTGACCAGTTTTGATGGTGGCTATGGTTCGGCTTATTTGGCAAAAATGGTTGGCCAAAAGCGGGCGAGAGAAATCTTCTTTTTAGGGCGTAATTATTCTGCACAAGACGCTTTCGAAATGGGTATGGTAAATGCAGTGATCCCTCACGATGAATTGGAAGATACTGCGTACGACTGGGCACAGGAAATTCTAGAGAAGTCCCCTACCTCAATAAAAATGCTGAAATTTGCCTTTAATGCTACTGATGATGGCATGGTAGGCCAACAGGTGTTTGCGGGGGAAGCAACACGCCTTGCCTATATGACTGATGAAGCAAAAGAAGGGAGAAACGCCTTTCTAGAAAAGCGTAAGCCGAACTTCAAGGATGTAAAGTGGATCCCTTAG
- a CDS encoding GNAT family N-acetyltransferase — MITITKASAEDYAEIHQMILDFATFQKTPEKVSITLEDMKANIDDFKSLIIRDGEQAVGFATYYFGFSSWSGRHLFLDDLYLETDYRRQGLGERIMDTLETIANDHKCKSMRWLVSKWNDPAIAFYKKRGAEIDQTELTCMLKLS, encoded by the coding sequence ATGATTACAATCACCAAAGCCTCTGCGGAAGATTACGCTGAAATTCATCAGATGATCTTAGACTTCGCTACTTTTCAAAAAACTCCAGAGAAAGTATCCATCACGCTTGAGGACATGAAGGCCAACATCGATGATTTCAAATCTTTGATTATTCGAGACGGCGAACAAGCTGTTGGTTTTGCCACTTACTATTTTGGTTTCAGTTCATGGTCTGGTCGGCACCTCTTTCTAGATGATTTGTATCTAGAGACCGATTACCGAAGACAAGGTTTGGGGGAACGTATCATGGACACCTTAGAAACAATTGCCAACGATCACAAGTGTAAGTCTATGCGTTGGTTAGTATCTAAATGGAATGATCCTGCCATAGCTTTCTATAAGAAAAGAGGGGCTGAAATTGACCAAACAGAGCTCACTTGCATGCTCAAATTGAGCTAA
- a CDS encoding DinB family protein, with product MRVIAILFSLFIVVNLSHAQNTTFASITDLESDFTPGNVAARMVEGLGFRYYWASEGLGAEDLKFGPVEEGRNSRATVDHIYNLSRFLLSALEKKVFEAGNPREMSFANVRNETLNNLEKAVKILKSSKQADFADYNIKFNDGREMPFWNAINGPIADAIYHTGQIVLMRRMSGNPINPNISVLTGNVR from the coding sequence ATGAGAGTCATCGCCATACTTTTTAGCCTATTTATTGTCGTGAATTTAAGTCACGCACAAAATACTACATTCGCCTCTATTACGGATTTAGAGAGCGATTTTACCCCTGGAAATGTTGCGGCTAGAATGGTAGAAGGACTCGGGTTTCGATATTATTGGGCATCTGAGGGATTGGGGGCAGAAGATTTGAAGTTTGGGCCAGTTGAAGAAGGTCGTAATTCTCGAGCGACAGTAGATCACATCTATAATCTATCGAGGTTCCTTTTGAGTGCCTTGGAAAAAAAGGTGTTTGAGGCAGGTAACCCAAGAGAGATGTCTTTCGCGAATGTTAGAAATGAAACGCTGAATAACCTTGAAAAGGCTGTCAAAATTCTAAAAAGTAGTAAACAAGCAGACTTTGCTGATTACAATATCAAGTTTAATGACGGTCGGGAAATGCCGTTTTGGAACGCTATCAATGGCCCGATAGCAGATGCGATATATCACACAGGCCAAATTGTTTTGATGCGAAGAATGTCCGGAAATCCGATAAATCCGAATATCAGTGTGCTTACGGGTAATGTGCGTTAA
- a CDS encoding ABC transporter permease, with product MLRLLRIEYQKLRPSRSFKVLASMYFIAVFIAGVGVMPFLRYLKSRIEEFDVDGIDPTIIPFYEFPDIWQNLTIVAIWGKALLGFSLIYSITNEYSYRTIRQNVIDGLSKQEFVMSKIVMAGFLSLASALFVFLIGLVTGLIYSTDISIGAILDGSYFILVFALQMFTFLVFTLFVGTLIKKSIIAMGVLIFWVFAVENIIWGRMQYLKNEWVDYILPVKAINQLNHVPFPKYALQEVQDFITLPELGAVLFYLALFYWATNKLVSRRDL from the coding sequence ATGCTTAGATTATTAAGAATAGAATATCAAAAGTTACGTCCAAGCCGATCTTTCAAGGTATTGGCGAGTATGTACTTCATTGCGGTGTTTATCGCTGGTGTTGGTGTAATGCCATTTTTAAGGTATCTCAAGTCTAGAATAGAAGAGTTTGATGTAGACGGCATTGACCCTACAATTATTCCATTTTATGAATTCCCTGATATCTGGCAAAACTTGACAATCGTAGCCATTTGGGGAAAAGCCTTACTTGGGTTTAGTTTGATTTACTCGATCACAAATGAGTACTCCTATAGAACCATCAGACAGAATGTAATTGATGGTTTGAGCAAGCAGGAATTTGTCATGAGTAAAATTGTGATGGCTGGATTCTTAAGTTTAGCCTCTGCACTTTTTGTATTCCTAATAGGTCTAGTCACAGGTTTGATTTACTCTACCGATATAAGCATTGGGGCGATTTTAGACGGGTCGTACTTTATTCTAGTATTTGCGCTGCAAATGTTCACTTTTCTCGTTTTTACGCTGTTTGTCGGGACATTGATTAAAAAATCAATTATCGCTATGGGCGTACTGATATTCTGGGTTTTTGCGGTCGAGAATATCATTTGGGGTAGAATGCAGTATCTAAAGAATGAATGGGTTGATTACATTTTGCCTGTAAAAGCAATCAATCAGCTCAACCATGTCCCTTTCCCGAAATACGCACTTCAGGAGGTCCAAGATTTCATTACCTTACCAGAATTAGGAGCAGTCTTGTTCTATCTGGCCTTATTTTATTGGGCAACCAATAAATTGGTGAGTCGACGAGACTTGTAG
- a CDS encoding ABC transporter ATP-binding protein, translating to MDTVLSIKNLSKHYGRIKAIDNLSLEVKRGNVYGILGPNGSGKTTTLGTILSVINQTSGEFEWFGEPSSQNTRKRIGAILEHPIFYPYLTGVQNLKIVCDIKEVSYDRVEEVLKLVDLDERKESKFKTYSLGMKQRLSIASAMLCDPEVLILDEPTNGLDPQGIAEIRDLIMDIANSGKTIIIASHLLDEVQKVCTHFCVLQRGVLIHDGLVEDVGKGDIIVEVRADAENLQEVLEKSEMTSHIKRELDKYTLTMKNGFASREINEYLFGQGIVAKHLIVKVKTLEKQFLEILAEQKGGGNA from the coding sequence TTGGATACTGTATTATCAATTAAAAATCTTTCCAAGCACTATGGAAGGATCAAGGCGATAGACAACCTTTCTCTAGAAGTTAAAAGAGGAAATGTCTATGGAATCCTTGGTCCGAATGGTAGTGGAAAGACCACAACGTTAGGAACAATTCTGAGCGTAATTAACCAGACAAGCGGAGAATTTGAATGGTTTGGAGAACCTTCCAGTCAAAACACGCGAAAACGCATTGGCGCCATTCTGGAGCACCCAATTTTTTACCCATATCTTACTGGCGTACAGAACTTAAAGATCGTATGTGATATCAAAGAGGTATCATACGATAGGGTGGAAGAGGTTCTCAAACTTGTCGATTTGGATGAGCGAAAAGAATCAAAATTCAAAACCTATTCTCTGGGTATGAAGCAAAGGTTGTCGATTGCCTCTGCTATGCTTTGCGACCCTGAAGTTTTGATTCTTGATGAGCCAACAAATGGACTAGATCCGCAAGGTATAGCCGAAATTCGCGACCTAATCATGGATATCGCGAATAGTGGTAAAACGATCATTATAGCCAGCCATTTACTTGATGAGGTGCAAAAAGTGTGTACCCACTTCTGCGTATTACAGCGTGGTGTTCTCATTCATGATGGTTTGGTAGAAGATGTTGGTAAAGGTGATATTATCGTGGAGGTACGGGCCGATGCTGAAAACTTGCAAGAGGTTTTAGAAAAATCAGAGATGACAAGCCATATTAAACGTGAGCTTGACAAATATACTTTGACCATGAAAAATGGCTTCGCTTCACGCGAAATTAACGAATACCTTTTCGGACAAGGTATTGTGGCTAAACACTTGATTGTAAAGGTTAAAACACTGGAGAAACAGTTTTTGGAGATACTGGCTGAACAGAAAGGAGGCGGAAATGCTTAG
- a CDS encoding DUF4252 domain-containing protein gives MKKLLIFSLLFSMTLSGFAQSRSVERFREDNRPSTKLFFYKSTLKMISRIDLAALGGASVNEFSDMPPIGDMIKGIEKVKFFLYENSDNRHAVGGAKFKALQTKVEEEGYESMMSARVEGMDMNVMMKERRGKPKGFVVLITMEQGFSIIDIEGYPDVNNILKFSQFMNSNGSSMGLKEAFR, from the coding sequence ATGAAGAAGCTTTTAATATTTAGTCTACTTTTTAGTATGACACTGAGTGGTTTTGCACAAAGCCGGAGTGTCGAAAGGTTTCGAGAGGATAATCGTCCCTCAACCAAGCTCTTTTTCTATAAGAGTACCCTCAAAATGATTTCTCGGATTGACTTGGCCGCTCTAGGTGGAGCAAGTGTTAACGAATTCAGTGATATGCCGCCAATTGGCGACATGATCAAGGGAATCGAAAAAGTAAAATTCTTTCTTTATGAGAATAGTGATAACCGACACGCTGTAGGTGGAGCAAAATTTAAAGCTTTACAAACTAAAGTGGAAGAGGAGGGCTATGAGTCCATGATGTCCGCCCGAGTTGAGGGTATGGATATGAACGTAATGATGAAAGAGCGGAGGGGTAAACCCAAAGGGTTCGTCGTACTAATCACTATGGAGCAAGGCTTTAGCATCATCGATATAGAAGGCTACCCGGATGTAAACAATATTTTAAAATTCTCTCAATTCATGAATAGCAATGGTTCTAGCATGGGATTGAAAGAAGCCTTTAGATAG
- a CDS encoding DUF4252 domain-containing protein gives MKKLVLTMVLGLFALSANAQSDAISKYFDKYVDDESFMHLNFSGKMFQMIAQIQFDNPEEQKMVEESLGKIKRVQVLGKDGDVDGRKMYKEAIGLIGKDFEELMSLREDDKDIRFLIKEKNNKIDELFMVMGGDREFGLLSIVGDGIDLNAIYKLSKSIGMEGFEELEFLDKMDGN, from the coding sequence ATGAAAAAGTTAGTATTAACAATGGTATTGGGTTTATTCGCTTTATCTGCGAATGCTCAAAGTGATGCAATCTCAAAGTACTTCGACAAATATGTTGATGATGAGTCGTTTATGCACCTAAATTTTAGTGGGAAAATGTTCCAAATGATTGCTCAAATTCAGTTTGACAATCCTGAAGAACAAAAAATGGTCGAAGAATCTTTAGGTAAAATCAAACGAGTGCAAGTGTTAGGTAAAGATGGTGATGTTGATGGTCGTAAGATGTACAAAGAAGCTATTGGCCTAATTGGAAAGGATTTTGAAGAATTAATGTCTCTTAGAGAAGACGACAAGGATATCAGATTCTTGATCAAAGAAAAGAATAACAAAATAGATGAGCTTTTCATGGTAATGGGTGGCGACAGAGAATTCGGTCTTTTGAGTATCGTTGGAGACGGTATAGACTTGAACGCTATCTATAAACTTTCGAAGTCGATCGGCATGGAAGGTTTTGAGGAACTTGAGTTCCTAGACAAAATGGACGGCAATTAA
- a CDS encoding RNA polymerase sigma factor — MDVSRFKAEVLPLKNKLYRFALNIVKDEELAKDVVQECLIKVWEKRSEVNLIQNLEAWCMQITRNKALDKLRSKHVKKTDLFEVEFDTRKERDTPYVMTERGDLMTRIKDLIDALPDRQREVMQLRDIEGLAYKEIAEALEIDINLVKTNLFRARRKLKESLIKVDAYGL; from the coding sequence ATGGATGTATCACGTTTCAAAGCAGAGGTTCTCCCTTTGAAGAACAAACTTTACCGCTTTGCACTCAACATTGTAAAAGATGAAGAGTTGGCAAAAGATGTGGTTCAGGAGTGTTTAATCAAAGTTTGGGAAAAAAGATCAGAGGTAAATCTGATCCAGAATCTAGAGGCTTGGTGCATGCAGATCACCCGTAACAAGGCACTGGATAAACTGAGGTCTAAGCATGTAAAGAAGACCGACCTTTTTGAGGTTGAGTTCGATACGAGAAAAGAACGTGATACACCTTATGTTATGACAGAAAGGGGAGACTTGATGACCAGGATAAAGGATTTGATAGACGCCCTGCCCGATAGACAACGGGAAGTGATGCAACTGAGAGATATCGAAGGTTTAGCATATAAAGAAATAGCGGAAGCGCTAGAAATTGATATAAATCTGGTAAAAACGAATTTGTTTAGAGCCAGAAGAAAATTAAAAGAAAGCTTAATAAAAGTCGATGCATATGGACTCTAG
- a CDS encoding tetratricopeptide repeat protein — protein MNRWFGLLLLLLVFACDSEEDKAGRFLLKGNEALNKGQYNEAVRFYTEAIAKNDQFIEAYNNRGVASYKDGKYIEAISDYSKILMQLDPEFFEARRNRVNAYLDAKRYEKALEDLEVLSQKFPDSAFVDFSKGLVYHEMKDFKASIQSFEQSFEKDGSNAETLVNVANGYYMVGELDQARQTLESAIGLNAKEPNSYNTLALIATEEKDYELALVRVNEALALDVGNPYFLNNRGYIHLLMGNLEEAEPDIRRAIIGSPQNPWAYRNRGILFYLKDRFDDAVRNFEQAAKFDDKIPRLNYYWAMSLKNLGRMEEACTRTDFLKDKNANESKKLIAEVCR, from the coding sequence ATGAATAGATGGTTTGGGCTTTTGTTGCTACTGTTAGTTTTCGCTTGTGATAGTGAAGAAGATAAAGCAGGTCGTTTTTTACTAAAAGGAAACGAAGCCTTAAATAAAGGCCAGTACAATGAAGCGGTGAGGTTTTATACCGAAGCCATCGCAAAGAACGATCAGTTCATAGAAGCCTATAATAATAGGGGAGTCGCCAGTTATAAAGATGGTAAGTACATAGAAGCGATCAGCGACTACAGTAAAATTCTGATGCAACTAGATCCTGAATTCTTCGAAGCTAGACGGAATAGAGTAAATGCTTATTTAGATGCTAAGCGTTATGAAAAAGCATTAGAAGATTTAGAAGTATTGAGCCAAAAATTCCCAGATTCTGCTTTTGTAGATTTCAGTAAAGGGTTGGTTTACCATGAGATGAAAGATTTCAAGGCCTCCATTCAATCCTTCGAACAGTCATTTGAAAAAGATGGGTCTAATGCAGAAACATTGGTAAATGTGGCCAATGGTTATTACATGGTGGGTGAGTTGGATCAAGCAAGGCAAACCTTGGAAAGTGCTATAGGTTTAAACGCCAAAGAGCCCAATAGCTATAATACATTGGCCTTAATTGCCACAGAAGAAAAAGATTATGAACTGGCGTTAGTGCGTGTAAATGAAGCCCTAGCCTTAGATGTTGGCAACCCTTACTTTCTGAATAACAGAGGGTACATTCATTTGTTAATGGGCAATTTGGAAGAAGCCGAACCTGATATTCGCCGGGCCATAATCGGTTCACCTCAAAACCCATGGGCTTACCGAAATAGAGGAATACTCTTCTATTTGAAGGATCGTTTTGATGATGCCGTGAGAAATTTCGAACAAGCTGCAAAGTTCGATGATAAGATTCCTCGACTGAATTATTATTGGGCAATGTCTTTGAAGAACTTGGGTAGAATGGAAGAAGCTTGTACCCGAACAGATTTTCTAAAAGATAAAAACGCTAATGAGTCGAAAAAGCTAATCGCCGAAGTTTGCCGTTAG